The Aneurinibacillus migulanus genome contains the following window.
TTCTTTACATATTCCACAAACGTGTGATTTTGCTGAAGTTCAAAAATCATCAACGATTTGTGAAAGAAGTCAAGTGCCTGCTCCATGTGGCGTAAACATAGCAGATTTTCTGCTTTCTGGTAATGGAGTTCCCCGAATAAATATAAGTACTCGTGCTGCAGGCACAGCATGAGCCCCTTATCGCAATATTGAAGCGACAGCTTGTAGTCTTCGAGTTGGGTCAGAACTTTGGCGTAATTATAGAACAACCGTAGGTAAATGGTGTAATCTTGTACGAATGTTATGCCGTTCATATGACGGATCGCCCTCGAAAAAATCTCCAATGCTTCTTTATAACGACCCTCTTCACTATAAATAATCCCGATACTATTTAGGATTTCGATTTCCTTTTCCGTATAGTTCTCCATGCTGACGGCTAAATCTAGTGCTTCATATAGAAATTCCATGCTCTTTCTAAGGTTATGTTCGAGATAGTATGCGCAAATGCCTTCATGCCAGGAAAGAAATTGGCGGTTTTCCCGATTACGGAAAATCGGATTGTTACGTTCCGCTTTAATAAGCAATGAAACTTCTTCATAATTACGTTCCCGGATCAGCTTGCGAATTTGGTAGAAAAACTCCTGTACATACGTAAACTGTGGATTCTCCATTCGATCGAAAAAGTAATCGAGTGTAATGCCTAAACGCTTGGCAATGTAATAGAGGATTTCAGCTGAGGGAATGACCTCACCCTTTTCAATTTTGCTGATGAGCGCCTGGGTACAAATTCCTTTTGCAAGTTCCGTCTGCGAGATGTTTAAATACTTTCGGATTTCCCGAACGACTTCTCCGATTCGTTGAATACTCATGCAGCCTCTCCTATATAATTATTTTTATATGTATTCACGCATTTGTGAGGAAAAGTAACAAAAACGGATATATTCCCTGAAAATGCCCTTTTATCCTAAATTCGCAAAAAAATGTTATATATTATGATGGTACTAACATATATTTCATATTTTAAAGTTTAAAGGAGGGTATAAGAATGAAAAGCAAAATTCTTTCTCTAGTCGTTACGGCCCTTATATTAATAAGTTTTAACGGAATTGCAGGCGCCAAAGAAGTGGAAAAAGAACCGGTAAAAAGTACCCAGGATTCAATAAGCACCATCCTTCGCCTTCCATACCAACATTAATCATTTCTGGCTGAAGGGAGAGATAAAAAGAAATGAGAAGAAAGTATTCATTGGAGTTTAAACGGGAAGTTGTCAAAGATGCACTTGTAGAAAAAAGCCTCAGTCTGGTAGCCAGAAAATACAGACTT
Protein-coding sequences here:
- a CDS encoding helix-turn-helix domain-containing protein — its product is MSIQRIGEVVREIRKYLNISQTELAKGICTQALISKIEKGEVIPSAEILYYIAKRLGITLDYFFDRMENPQFTYVQEFFYQIRKLIRERNYEEVSLLIKAERNNPIFRNRENRQFLSWHEGICAYYLEHNLRKSMEFLYEALDLAVSMENYTEKEIEILNSIGIIYSEEGRYKEALEIFSRAIRHMNGITFVQDYTIYLRLFYNYAKVLTQLEDYKLSLQYCDKGLMLCLQHEYLYLFGELHYQKAENLLCLRHMEQALDFFHKSLMIFELQQNHTFVEYVKKRLQEIEQEHRA
- a CDS encoding transposase, whose product is MRRKYSLEFKREVVKDALVEKSLSLVARKYRLNSKMIYRWIHEYKQGKYSSYK